The following nucleotide sequence is from Candidatus Aminicenantes bacterium.
GGACGTGCGCGACCAGCCGGCCGTGGAAGCTGCGATCGTCGGCCTCCCCCCGGAATGGGCCGCCGTCGACGTCCTCGTCAACAACGCCGGCTTGAGCCGGGGCCTGGACAAGCTCCACGAGGGGCTTCTTTCGGACTGGGAAGAGATGATCGACACCAACGTTAAAGGCCTGCTCTATGTCAGCCGGGCCGTCCTCCCGGGCATGGTGGCCCGCGGCCGCGGCCACGTCATCAACATCGGCTCCATCGCCGGCCACGACATCTACCCTGGCGGCAGCGTCTATTGCGCCACCAAGTTTGCCGTCAACGCGATCTCCCGCGGCCTGCGGATGGACCTGGTCGCGACTCCGGTCCGGGTCAGCACCGTTGATCCGGGAATGGTCGAGACCGAGTTCAGCCAAGTTCGATTCCACGGGGACGAAGAGCGGGCGGCCAAGGTTTATCAAGGCATCTCGCCCCTGACGCCCGACGATGTGGCCGAGGCGGTCCTCTTCTGCGCCACGCGTCCGCCGCATGTCTCGATCGCCGAGATGATCGTCATGCCGACGGCCCAGGCCTCGACGATGCTGGCGCACCGCAAGGGCTGAACCGGCCCGGGCGCGGTCCTAAGAATTACTGCCTAACGATGACAATGATCCCCGCCGCGGCCATGAGGATGGCATTCGGCTGTCCGGTTCGGCATTGTGTATCCTCACGGAATTTGCCATAATGCTCCTGAAGTTAGAGGAAGCCGGAAAATGAAGTTTTTTATCACGATCTCTCAAGATGAAGACGGGATGTTCGTCGCTGAATGCCCTTCGATACCGGGATGTATCAGTCAAGGCACGACGGCGCGAGAGGCCGAAAAGAATATTCAGCAGGCGATCAAAGAGTGCCTGGAGGTTCGGGCGGCCAAGGGAATGCCGCTGACGGTAGCCATCAGGCAGATCGAAGTACGACTGTAAAACCTGGTCCTAATGCCCGACGTCCCGCTCTTAAAGCCTCGCGAAGTCGTGAAAGCCTTTAGGAAGCTGGGCTGGGACGTTGCCCGTCAAAAGGGAAGCCATATCATTCTGACGAAGGAAGGACATCTCGCGACTCTCTCTATTCCCGACCATCCCGAAGTCGCAAGGGGAACCCTGCGGGCCCTTATCGCCAGGGCCGGATTGACAATCGAAGACTTTCTTGCTGCGCTGGGCAGATAGGCATTCTGTTTTGATATGAAAATATGCATCTGGAATCATCGTTCGATGTCCG
It contains:
- a CDS encoding type II toxin-antitoxin system HicB family antitoxin, with protein sequence MKFFITISQDEDGMFVAECPSIPGCISQGTTAREAEKNIQQAIKECLEVRAAKGMPLTVAIRQIEVRL
- a CDS encoding SDR family oxidoreductase — its product is MTSLRDRIVFITGASSGIGRSSAKAFARAGARILLCARRTDRLEELAAELKAECGVPVHAFALDVRDQPAVEAAIVGLPPEWAAVDVLVNNAGLSRGLDKLHEGLLSDWEEMIDTNVKGLLYVSRAVLPGMVARGRGHVINIGSIAGHDIYPGGSVYCATKFAVNAISRGLRMDLVATPVRVSTVDPGMVETEFSQVRFHGDEERAAKVYQGISPLTPDDVAEAVLFCATRPPHVSIAEMIVMPTAQASTMLAHRKG
- a CDS encoding type II toxin-antitoxin system HicA family toxin — translated: MPDVPLLKPREVVKAFRKLGWDVARQKGSHIILTKEGHLATLSIPDHPEVARGTLRALIARAGLTIEDFLAALGR